One Engystomops pustulosus chromosome 11, aEngPut4.maternal, whole genome shotgun sequence DNA window includes the following coding sequences:
- the LOC140105657 gene encoding trypsin-like, which produces MKFLLICVLLGAAAAFEDDDKIVGGYTCTKNSVPYIASLNSGYHFCGGALINNLWVVSAAHCYKSSLQVRLGEHNIATSEGTEQFINSAKVIRHGSYNSRTLDNDIMLIKLASAATLNSYVKAVSLASGCAAAGTSCLISGWGNTLSSGTSMPNLLQCLNAPILTSAQCSNAYPGEITGNMICVGYLEGGKDSCQGDSGGPVVCNGQLQGIVSWGYGCALRNYPGVYTKACNYNAWISSTVAAN; this is translated from the exons ATGAAGTTCCTCCTGATCTGTGTGCTCCTCGGAGCCGCCG CTGCTTTTGAGGATGACGATAAGATCGTAGGAGGTTACACCTGCACCAAGAACTCTGTCCCCTACATTGCATCTCTGAACTCCGGCTACCACTTCTGTGGAGGAGCTCTGATCAACAACCTCTGGGTCGTCTCTGCTGCTCACTGCTACAAGTC GAGCCTTCAGGTCAGACTGGGAGAACACAACATCGCCACCAGTGAAGGTACCGAGCAGTTCATCAACTCCGCCAAGGTCATCAGACATGGAAGCTACAACTCCAGAACCCTGGACAATGACATCATGTTGATCAAGTTGGCCTCTGCCGCCACCCTCAACTCTTACGTCAAGGCTGTGTCTCTTGCCTCTGGCTGCGCCGCCGCCGGCACCAGCTGTCTGATCTCCGGATGGGGCAACACCCTGAGCAGTGGAA CCAGCATGCCCAACCTCCTCCAGTGCCTGAACGCCCCCATCCTGACCTCTGCCCAGTGTAGCAACGCCTACCCCGGAGAGATCACCGGCAACATGATCTGTGTTGGATACCTGGAGGGAGGCAAGGATTCCTGCCAG ggtgactctggtggACCCGTGGTGTGCAATGGACAGCTCCAGGGTATTGTCTCCTGGGGATATGGCTGTGCCCTCAGGAACTATCCTGGTGTCTACACCAAGGCCTGCAACTACAACGCCTGGATCTCCAGCACTGTTGCCGCCAACTAA